One segment of Daphnia magna isolate NIES linkage group LG2, ASM2063170v1.1, whole genome shotgun sequence DNA contains the following:
- the LOC116936749 gene encoding short-chain dehydrogenase/reductase family 42E member 1 produces the protein MSDESSCRFLVTGGSGPIGFHIGLRLLQLKHEVILFDINYPSEKWDSNIRFSSEGNSGEIEEMTCSFGKMKFVKGDVRDINILMKITHNVTCVIHTVGYGMSGEQQIPRYFSMMEEINVHGTRNVIEACAHNHVRGLVYTSTTNVIFGGDAILNGDESLPYFPLHRHVDHYSRTKAIAEQLVLTSNGRGDLQTCALRLTGVMGPGDTRILPRATWAIKNGFLMFNIADQHGALIDWIGRDNAVQGHVKAALKLANLDRKNPKIGGQAFFLSDGRPISGIDYLKPIYQHYGQPLPTVTVPLWIARFFVLLFMWIQSLLFAFSIDFVPVCNHSEFQNSFITHYFSIDKARKYLDYEPVKPNDLSDVIDSLAKNEVQYNVHY, from the exons ATGAGTGATGAATCTTCTTGCCGTTTTCTTGTCACTGGTGGTTCAGGTCCCATTGGTTTCCACATAGGCCTACGTCTTCTTCAACTTAAACACGAAGTGATACTGTTCGATATCAACTATCCCTCAGAGAAATGGGATTCCAATATCCGATTTTCTTCTGAAGGCAACAGTggagaaatagaagaaatgaCGTGTTCATTTGGAAAGATGAAATTTGTCAAAG GAGATGTACGAGACATTAACATACTGATGAAAATTACCCACAATGTTACTTGTGTCATTCATACCG TTGGTTATGGAATGTCCGGTGAACAGCAAATTCCTCGTTACTTTAGCATGATGGAAGAGATCAATGTGCATGGAACACGGAACGTTATCGAGGCGTGCGCACACAACCACGTCAGAGGTCTGGTGTACACGAGTACCACCAACGTCATATTTGGCGGAGATGCCATACTCAACGGGGACGAAAGTTTGCCTTACTTTCCTTTACATCGCCACGTCGATCACTATTCTCGCACGAAAGCCATTGCAGAACAACTGGTTCTGACCAGCAATGGTAGGGGTGATCTACAAACGTGCGCATTAAGACTGACCGGTGTTATGGGACCAGGCGACACACGAATTTTGCCACGTGCAACTTGGGCTATAAAAAACGGCTTTCTTATGTTTAATATCGCCGACCAACACGGTGCCTTGATTGACTGGATTGGGAGGGATAACGCTGTCCAAGGCCATGTCAAGGCTGCGTTAAAACTGGCTAATCTTGACCGCAAGAATCCTAAAATAGGAGGGCaagctttctttctttccgaTGGACGACCGATCTCTGGTATTGACTACCTCAAACCGATATATCAACATTACGGACAGCCTTTACCCACTGTTACAGTACCATTGTGGATCGCGcgattttttgttcttttgtttatgTGGATACAAAGTTTACTGTTTGCTTTCTCCATAGACTTTGTTCCAGTTTGCAATCATTCTGAATTTCAAAACAGTTTCATCACCCACTACTTTTCCATTGACAAAGCCAGGAAATATTTAGATTACGAACCAGTAAAACCAAATGACTTGTCCGATGTAATCGACAGTTTAGCGAAAAACGAAGTGCAGTATAACGTTCATTATTGA
- the LOC116915787 gene encoding short-chain dehydrogenase/reductase family 42E member 1, whose product MNSHLSYKFLITGGGGYIGFHIGLRLLQLQHEVTLFDTNYPSKKWDPNVRYSHSANASDGNNREDISCSYGTMTFVKGDVRDVTLLMQLTQHMTCVIHTASYGMSGREQMPPYFDKVEEVNVQGTRNVIEACAHNHVRGLVYTSTYNVVFGGDAIINGDESLPYFPLHRHVDHYSRTKSIAEQLVLTSNGRHDLQTCALRLAGVIGPGESRHLPRVLDAIRKGLVRFNYYDSHGGMVDFIGIENVVQGHVKAALKLSDPDRDIPGIGGQAFFLSDGCPINNLEYFKPLMEYYGQPFPTAKLPMWFMYVLVFLVHFVYSAVYRFFDFTPFLTPTELYKTGITHYFSVDKARKRLNYHPVRPNDLSEIISSLPKTS is encoded by the exons ATGAATAGCCATCTTTCTTACAAGTTTCTCATAACTGGTGGCGGTGGTTATATCGGTTTTCACATAGGTCTGCGACTTCTTCAGCTTCAACATGAAGTCACTCTTTTTGACACCAACTATCCTTCCAAAAAATGGGATCCGAATGTGAGATATTCTCATTCCGCAAATGCAAGTGATGGGAATAATAGAGAGGATATTTCTTGTTCGTATGGAACAATGACATTTGTTAAAG gAGATGTAAGGGACGTCACTCTACTAATGCAGCTTACTCAACACATGACTTGTGTCATCCACACTG CTTCCTATGGGATGTCTGGACGTGAACAAATGCCACCCTATTTTGACAAAGTGGAAGAAGTTAATGTCCAGGGCACACGGAATGTCATCGAGGCATGCGCACACAACCACGTTCGTGGTCTGGTGTACACCAGCACCTACAACGTCGTATTTGGCGGAGATGCCATAATCAACGGAGACGAAAGTCTACCTTACTTTCCCTTACATCGTCACGTTGATCACTATTCTCGGACGAAATCCATTGCCGAACAACTGGTTTTGACCAGCAATGGACGCCATGATCTACAAACGTGCGCGTTAAGATTGGCTGGTGTTATAGGACCAGGCGAATCAAGACACTTACCGCGTGTGCTGGATGCCATTCGTAAAGGCCTAGTTCGGTTTAACTACTATGACTCACACGGGGGCATGGTCGATTTTATTGGAATCGAGAATGTTGTTCAAGGTCATGTGAAAGCGGCATTAAAATTGTCCGATCCCGATCGAGATATTCCTGGAATAGGGGGGCaagcattttttctttctgatggCTGTCCCATAAATAACCTTGAATATTTCAAACCATTAATGGAATACTATGGTCAACCATTTCCCACTGCCAAATTACCCATGTGGTTTATGTATGTACTTGTGTTTTTAGTTCATTTCGTTTATAGCGCTGTTTACCGGTTTTTCGACTTTACTCCATTTCTTACTCCTACAGAACTTTACAAGACAGGTATTACCCATTACTTTTCTGTAGACAAAGCTAGGAAGAGGCTGAACTATCATCCAGTGAGACCCAATGATTTGTCCGAAATTATCAGTAGTTTGCCTAAAACTTCGTGA